A stretch of Pelagicoccus sp. SDUM812003 DNA encodes these proteins:
- the ruvB gene encoding Holliday junction branch migration DNA helicase RuvB: MNEPTDKGVDYFAAALSTPMNTQTESILRPPSFEEFVGQTKTVERLRIMSGAARKRGEPLNHILLSGPPGLGKTSLSFILGAEMGRNVRITSGPVVEKAGDLAGMLTNLEEGDILFIDEIHRIPKTVEEYLYSAMEDFRIDIMIDQGPNARSVRLDIPRFTLVGATTRNGLLTAPLRSRFTLQTRLDYYEPDDLVKIVLRTCGLLGVETNAEGAMEIARRARGTPRIANNLVNFVRDYAEEKGDGVITKPIAQAALELLEIDALGLDEMDKRILRVMATTYKSRPVGISTLAVAVGEEADTLEEVHEPYLIQSGLIQRTPQGRVITESGLRAIGLTPS; encoded by the coding sequence ATGAACGAGCCCACCGATAAAGGAGTCGACTATTTCGCCGCCGCTTTGAGCACCCCCATGAACACTCAGACCGAGTCGATCCTTCGTCCCCCGAGCTTCGAAGAGTTCGTTGGCCAAACCAAGACAGTGGAGCGCCTCCGCATCATGTCGGGCGCAGCCCGCAAGCGCGGCGAACCGCTAAACCACATCCTGCTCTCCGGACCTCCTGGCCTTGGCAAGACCAGTCTTTCCTTCATTCTTGGAGCCGAGATGGGGCGAAACGTGCGCATCACCTCCGGACCCGTCGTGGAAAAGGCCGGCGACCTAGCGGGCATGCTGACCAATCTCGAGGAAGGCGACATCCTCTTCATCGACGAGATTCACCGCATCCCCAAAACGGTGGAGGAGTACCTCTACTCCGCCATGGAAGACTTCCGAATCGACATCATGATCGACCAAGGGCCCAACGCCCGCAGCGTGCGGCTGGACATACCGCGCTTCACCCTGGTAGGAGCGACTACCCGAAACGGTCTTCTCACCGCCCCGCTGCGCAGCCGTTTCACCCTGCAAACCCGACTCGACTACTACGAACCAGACGATCTGGTGAAAATCGTCCTGCGCACCTGCGGCTTGCTCGGGGTGGAAACGAATGCCGAAGGCGCCATGGAAATCGCCCGTCGCGCCCGCGGCACGCCACGCATCGCCAACAACCTGGTGAATTTCGTGCGCGACTACGCAGAGGAAAAAGGCGACGGGGTGATCACCAAACCCATCGCCCAAGCAGCTCTCGAGCTGCTGGAAATCGACGCCCTCGGCCTCGATGAGATGGACAAGCGCATCCTTCGCGTCATGGCCACCACCTACAAAAGCCGTCCGGTCGGCATCAGCACGCTCGCCGTCGCGGTAGGCGAGGAAGCCGATACCCTGGAAGAAGTCCACGAACCCTACCTCATCCAAAGCGGGCTCATTCAGCGCACGCCTCAAGGCCGAGTCATCACCGAAAGCGGCTTGCGAGCCATCGGCCTGACGCCCTCGTGA
- a CDS encoding DUF4136 domain-containing protein, which produces MKHLLPLLLVSLFLCGCASVNVSHDYDPQIDLAMYESFDLLPIPHPEYDEKARMVLGNDDSSLLALTSILEGKGYHRAIDGPADFFVGIRATFRSIEEVIGYLDAEPEGLLAMSVLPPNRLGNTDADYPRSIYRPTDLDIYDASEGSRLPSDQGVYLIIDVFDATTKSLAWQGWAKSSTVNGFATDSKRVVAISKVLESFPN; this is translated from the coding sequence ATGAAGCACTTGCTACCCCTTCTGCTCGTTAGCCTGTTTTTGTGCGGATGCGCATCGGTGAATGTGTCCCATGACTACGATCCGCAGATCGATTTGGCGATGTACGAGAGTTTCGACCTGTTGCCGATTCCGCATCCCGAGTACGACGAGAAAGCGCGAATGGTATTGGGGAATGATGATAGCAGCCTGCTGGCGCTAACTTCGATATTGGAAGGCAAGGGCTATCATCGCGCGATCGATGGCCCGGCTGATTTTTTCGTGGGGATTCGGGCGACGTTTCGTTCGATCGAAGAGGTGATCGGCTATTTGGATGCAGAGCCAGAGGGGCTTCTTGCCATGTCGGTTTTACCTCCGAACCGATTGGGTAATACGGATGCCGACTATCCGAGGAGCATTTACAGGCCGACGGATCTGGACATCTATGATGCGAGCGAGGGCTCGCGATTGCCTAGCGATCAGGGAGTGTACCTGATTATCGATGTTTTCGATGCGACTACGAAAAGCTTGGCTTGGCAGGGATGGGCTAAGAGTAGCACGGTCAATGGGTTTGCGACGGATTCGAAGCGAGTCGTGGCGATATCGAAGGTGCTGGAGAGTTTTCCGAACTAA
- a CDS encoding DUF4136 domain-containing protein → MKCPVVTLVAFCLLLASCKTVYVEHDFSPEVDLMSYQTFALLPSPHDEFDENAFRILGEDNFALKEAAKVVQQKGFSLETGEDVDFFIRVRKAWLKQKIIADAPVSSEDDLLVMRGWDIATPPSLPGYSKTGSGSELGKTSRKYSWYSFIIVEVFDSSTRKVVWHGWAKSLSSKHFNTDEKRAKAIHEILSTFPN, encoded by the coding sequence ATGAAGTGCCCCGTTGTTACCCTAGTTGCTTTCTGCCTTTTGTTGGCATCCTGCAAAACCGTGTATGTGGAGCATGATTTTAGTCCGGAAGTGGACCTGATGTCCTACCAGACGTTCGCCCTGCTGCCGAGCCCTCATGATGAATTTGATGAAAACGCCTTTCGGATCCTCGGCGAGGACAACTTTGCCCTGAAGGAGGCTGCAAAGGTTGTGCAGCAGAAAGGGTTTTCGCTGGAGACAGGGGAGGATGTGGATTTTTTCATTCGGGTACGCAAGGCATGGCTGAAACAGAAAATCATAGCGGACGCTCCCGTCTCGAGCGAAGACGATTTGCTGGTGATGCGTGGTTGGGATATTGCCACCCCGCCTAGCCTGCCAGGATACTCAAAAACTGGTTCTGGGTCAGAATTGGGGAAAACAAGTCGGAAGTACTCGTGGTACTCGTTTATCATCGTCGAAGTATTCGATAGCTCGACGCGAAAGGTAGTTTGGCACGGATGGGCCAAGTCGTTATCAAGTAAGCATTTCAATACCGATGAGAAACGAGCCAAGGCAATTCACGAAATTCTGAGTACGTTCCCAAACTAG
- a CDS encoding LL-diaminopimelate aminotransferase, protein MIRINENYKKLKASYLFSDIAKRVSAYQQANPEKPIIRLGIGDVTEPLPQACQKAFHAAIDDMGTREGFHGYGPEQGYPFIREAIAKNDFQARGADIAADEVFLSDGAKCDSGNIQEIFGDDIKIAVPDPVYPVYVDTNVMAGRTGKNVGGRYEGFVYLESTPENGYVPALPEEKVDLIYLCFPNNPTGATATKEQLKAWVDYAKDCGALILFDAAYVAFIRDESLPQSIYEIEGAREVAIEFRSFSKNAGFTGTRCAYTVIPKNLKAKDAEGNEHSVHALWNRRHCTKFNGVSYPVQRAAEATFSEEGKAEVKALTDFYLENAKIVVKAMTELGFDCVGGDNSPYVWINAKRPSWEFFDLLLNKAGVVCTPGAGFGTCGEGHIRISAFNSRQKVLEAMDRIKAALSD, encoded by the coding sequence ATGATCCGCATCAACGAAAACTACAAGAAGCTCAAGGCATCCTATCTTTTCTCCGACATCGCCAAGCGCGTGTCCGCTTACCAGCAGGCGAATCCCGAAAAGCCCATCATTCGTCTCGGCATTGGCGACGTGACCGAACCTCTCCCGCAAGCCTGCCAAAAGGCGTTTCACGCGGCGATCGACGATATGGGCACCCGCGAAGGCTTCCACGGCTATGGGCCGGAGCAGGGCTACCCCTTCATTCGCGAGGCTATCGCTAAGAACGATTTCCAAGCCCGCGGCGCGGACATCGCGGCGGACGAGGTTTTCCTCAGCGACGGGGCCAAGTGCGACAGCGGAAACATTCAGGAAATCTTCGGCGACGATATCAAGATCGCAGTGCCGGATCCTGTGTATCCAGTTTATGTCGACACGAACGTGATGGCAGGTCGCACCGGAAAGAACGTAGGCGGCCGCTACGAGGGATTCGTTTATCTGGAGTCCACTCCAGAAAATGGATACGTCCCCGCGTTGCCGGAGGAGAAGGTGGATCTGATCTATCTCTGTTTTCCGAACAATCCTACCGGGGCCACAGCGACCAAGGAGCAGCTAAAGGCCTGGGTGGACTACGCCAAGGATTGCGGAGCTCTGATTCTCTTCGACGCAGCTTACGTTGCGTTCATCCGCGATGAGTCTTTGCCGCAAAGCATCTATGAGATCGAGGGGGCGCGCGAGGTTGCGATCGAGTTTCGCAGCTTCTCCAAGAATGCTGGATTCACCGGAACGCGCTGCGCCTACACGGTGATCCCGAAGAACCTCAAGGCTAAGGATGCGGAGGGCAACGAACACAGTGTGCACGCCCTTTGGAATCGTCGCCACTGCACCAAGTTCAACGGGGTATCTTATCCGGTGCAAAGGGCGGCCGAAGCGACCTTCTCCGAAGAAGGAAAGGCGGAAGTCAAAGCCTTGACCGATTTTTATCTGGAAAACGCCAAGATCGTGGTGAAGGCCATGACCGAGTTGGGCTTCGATTGCGTGGGCGGCGACAATTCTCCCTACGTATGGATCAACGCCAAGCGACCAAGCTGGGAGTTCTTCGATCTGCTGCTCAACAAGGCAGGCGTGGTTTGCACTCCAGGGGCGGGCTTCGGCACCTGCGGCGAAGGACACATCCGCATCAGCGCGTTCAACTCGCGCCAGAAGGTGCTGGAAGCGATGGACCGGATCAAGGCGGCGCTGTCCGACTAG
- a CDS encoding DUF4136 domain-containing protein, which yields MRIRFYAYMKCPVVTLVSFCFLLASCASVSVDHEFNPEIDLVAYRTFGVLPNPHPEFDRLAINVLGKNDFALAVASSVLQQKGFMEESGGEVDFFLGVRVNAVERKGLAEASLASDGDFLVMHAWDIAEPPRLPGYTKMDQKDLDVVHPNQTTDLFLYVDMFDAATQKLVWQGWAKSNSAAAFNTNAKRAKAIEEILSPFPN from the coding sequence ATGAGGATACGTTTTTATGCCTATATGAAGTGCCCCGTTGTTACCCTCGTCTCTTTCTGTTTCCTGTTGGCATCCTGCGCCAGCGTGTCGGTGGATCATGAGTTTAATCCCGAAATTGATTTGGTGGCCTACCGGACGTTTGGCGTACTGCCGAACCCTCATCCGGAGTTTGATCGGCTCGCCATCAACGTCCTTGGGAAAAACGACTTCGCCTTGGCGGTGGCTTCGAGTGTCCTGCAGCAAAAAGGGTTTATGGAAGAGTCGGGTGGGGAGGTGGATTTCTTCCTTGGCGTTCGTGTCAATGCGGTGGAGAGGAAAGGCTTAGCGGAAGCTTCCTTGGCTAGCGATGGCGATTTCCTCGTGATGCATGCTTGGGACATTGCGGAACCACCTCGTCTACCTGGGTATACGAAAATGGATCAGAAAGACCTAGACGTGGTCCACCCGAATCAGACGACAGATCTCTTTCTATACGTCGATATGTTCGATGCAGCGACCCAGAAGCTCGTTTGGCAGGGGTGGGCGAAGTCGAACTCTGCGGCGGCTTTTAATACGAATGCGAAGCGAGCGAAAGCGATTGAAGAGATTCTCAGCCCGTTTCCAAATTGA